The window GGAGTCCCACTACCACCGTCTAGCTAACACCCTCCGCCGCTCCATCCTTCTTAACAAAGCGGTGGCGCTGTTAGACACGGCAGAGGCGCCAATGTTCAACGACAGAGGAGAATATCTCGTGGAGGTATCACTTGGAACGCCGCCGTTTCCAATCCTAGCCGTTGCTGATACAGGAAGCGACATCGTTTGGACGCAATGCCAACCATGCCCAAAATGCTTCGAGCAAACCGCGCCGATGTTTGACCCGAGTAAATCGTCGACTTACAAGATAATCCCCTGTTCCTCGCCGAGTTGCGCCTTGGCTGGACAAGAACGTTCTTGCTCCGATCGGTCTGAGTGTCGATACTCGATTAGTTACGGTGATGGGTCCCACAGCAACGGCGATTTTGCCGTTGATACCCTCACCATGGGGTCCACCTCCGGTCGCCCCGTGGCATTTTCTCGTACTATGGTTGGTTGTGGTCACGACAGTGGTGGTACTTTTAGTACTAATGTCTCCGGGATTGTTGGACTTGGTCGAGGTCCGGCGTCGCTCGTCCCGCAGATGGGCGCCGCCTCCGGCGGCAAATTTTCCTACTGTTTGACTCCGATCGGCGACTCAGCTGAGTCGAGCAAGCTGAACTTNNNNNNNNNNNNNNNNNNNNNNNNNNNNNNNNNNNNNNNNNNNNNNNNNNNNNNNNNNNNNNNNNNNNNNNNNNNNNNNNNNNNNNNNNNNNNNNNNNNNNNNNNNNNNNNNNNNNNNNNNNNNNNNNNNNNNNNNNNNNNNNNNNNNNNNNNNNNNNNNNNNNNNNNNNNNNNNNNNNNNNNNNNNNNNNNNNNNNNNNNNNNNNNNNNNNNNNNNNNNNNNNNNNNNNNNNNNNNNNNNNNNNNNNNNNNNNNNNNNNNNNNNNNNNNNNNNNNNNNNNNNNNNNNNNNNNNNNNNNNNNNNNNNNNNNNNNNNNNNNNNNNNNNNNNNNNNNNNNNNNNNNNNNNNNNNNNNNNNNNNNNNNNNNNNNNNNNNNNNNNNNNNNNNNNNNNNNNNNNNNNNNNNNNNNNNNNNNNNNNNNNNNNNNNNNNNNNNNNNNNNNNNNNNNNNNNNNNNNNNNNNNNNNNNNNNNNNNNNNNNNNNNNNNNNNNNNNNNNNNNNNNNNNNNNNNNNNNNNNNNNNNNNNNNNNNNNNNNNNNNNNNNNNNNNNNNNNNNNNNNNNNNNNNNNNNNNNNNNNNNNNNNNNNNNNNNNNNNNNNNNNNNNNNNNNNNNNNNNNNNNNNNNNNNNNNNNNNNNNNNNNNNNNNNNNNNNNNNNNNNNNNNNNNNNNNNNNNNNNNNNNNNNNNNNNNNNNNNNNNNNNNNNNNNNNNNNNNNNNNNNNNNNNNNNNNNNNNNNNNNNNNNNNNNNNNNNNNNNNNNNNNNNNNNNNNNNNNNNNNNNNNNNNNNNNNNNNNNNNNNNN is drawn from Cucurbita pepo subsp. pepo cultivar mu-cu-16 unplaced genomic scaffold, ASM280686v2 Cp4.1_scaffold001635, whole genome shotgun sequence and contains these coding sequences:
- the LOC111786378 gene encoding aspartic proteinase CDR1-like is translated as MALIVSLIFLIFSAVFAAPSNEYGFSVEMIHRDSPKSPMYNPSESHYHRLANTLRRSILLNKAVALLDTAEAPMFNDRGEYLVEVSLGTPPFPILAVADTGSDIVWTQCQPCPKCFEQTAPMFDPSKSSTYKIIPCSSPSCALAGQERSCSDRSECRYSISYGDGSHSNGDFAVDTLTMGSTSGRPVAFSRTMVGCGHDSGGTFSTNVSGIVGLGRGPASLVPQMGAASGGKFSYFPSVTVHFEGADVPLRRENVFVMVAENVVCLAFRGGDGQSISIYGNIAQINFIVGYDVTRNSVSFKPANCSAM